One Vicinamibacteria bacterium genomic window, CGCCGGCGAGGTGAACCACGGCGTCCACGCCTTCGAGGCTCCCGGCGTCGAATCGGCCTTTGTTCACATCCCAGGTGACCGTGGTCAGGGGTGGCAGGCTCTTCCGGCGCGTGAGCGCGACCAGCTCGGTCCCTTCGGCACCGAGCCCTTCACGGAGCGCCGTACCGATGAGCCCGGTGATTCCGCTGATGGCGACTCGCATCGGGGCGTTAGTATACCCGCTCCCGTTTGTGATAAGTAGCGACGAGGAGGAGACCATGGGGACGAGAACGGCTCTGCTGGCAGCGATCCTGTGCACGAGGGCGGCCTCCCTTCAGGCGACCGAGCCCATGAGCGTCGTCGATCTCATCGAAGTTCCGCAAATTCAAGATCCGCAGCTTTCACCCAAAGGCGCTCAGCTCCTTTACGTGCTCTCCGAGGCTGACTGGAAGGCCAACAAGCGCATCAGCCACGTCTGGCGGGTCGATACCGACGGGTCGGACTTGCTCCAGCTCACGAATGGAGCGGAAGGCGAGCGAAGCCCGCGGTGGTCTCCCGACGGGAATTGGATCGTCTTCGTAGCCAAGAGAAGCGACGATCAGCACGAGCAGCTCTATCTTCTGAGCAATCTCGGCGGCGAAGCGACGCGGCTCAGCGAGCACGCCTCGGCGGTCAGCGCCCCGAGCTTTTCTCCCGATGGAGCCTACGTCTATTTCACTGCTTCCGATCCCAAGACCGAGGACGAAAAGAAAAAAGAAGAGCTCAAGGATGACGTGTTTTCGTTCGACGAGGACTACAAACAGGAGCATCTCTGGCGGATCCGCCTCGCCGACAAGACTGAAGAACGGCTTACCGAGGGCGACTTCTCGGTGCGCGGGTACGAGATCTCTCGAGACGGAGCCTTGGTTGCGCACCATCGGAGTCCCACTCCGCTATACGACAACTTCGACGAGGGTGAGGTCTGGCTCATGCGGGCAGATGGGAGCGAGCCCCGTAAGCTGACGGAGAATACCGTCGCCGAGTCGGGAGCCGAGCTCTCCCCTGACAACGGGTGGGTCCTGTTCGTATCGAGCTCGAGCGCGGATTTCGAGACCTATTTCAACGACAACCTGTTCATCGTGCCCGCAGCGGGGGGGGCGCACCGAATGCTGCTTTCCGAAATGCCCTATGAAATCCAGAGGGCATCCTGGTCCGCCGATGGGAGCAGCATCTATTTCACTGCCAATACCGGTGTGCGCAGCGAGCTGTTCGAGGTCGAGCTCAGCGGGGAGGTTGTCACGCAGCTCACCGAAGGCGATCATTCCATCGCCGACTGGCGCTTCTTCCCCTCTTCGGGCCACCACGTGTTCGGCATCGACCGACGAGACAATGCGGGTGATCTGCATCTCATGCCGACCGATGGTGGTGAACCCGCTCGCGTGACTCGCGTCTACGAGTATCTCGCGCGTGAGTTCGAGCTCCCGCGTCAGGAAGCGATCCAGTGGAAAGGAGACGACGGCGAGACCGTCGAAGGTCTCCTCTATTATCCCCTGGACTACCGTGAGGGAACGAGGTATCCGCTCGTCGTTCAGACGCATGGCGGACCGGCCGCCTCGGACAAGTTCGGCTTTGGTCGCTGGTCGAGCTACGTGCAGGTTCTCGCCGCCAAGGGTTATTTCGTCTTCAAACCGAACTACCGAGGAAGCACCGGCTACGGCGACGCGTTCCTCCGCGATATGGTAGGGCACTACTTCCGCCAGGCCCACCTCGATGTCATGACCGGCGTGGACCATCTCATCGCCGAGGGACTCGTGGATGGCGAGCGGATGGTCAAGATGGGCTGGAGCGGCGGCGGTCACATGACGAACAAGATCATCACCTTCACCGACCGTTTCAAGGCGGCATCCTCCGGTGCGGGAGCGGTGAACTGGATCTCGATGTACGCCCAGAGCGACGTGCGGATCTACCGGACCCCCTGGTTCGGCGGCACGCCCTGGCAGGAAGATGCTCCCATCGACACCTATTGGAGCCACTCACCCTTGAAGGACATCTACAAGGTGAAGACCCCGACGATCATCCTGGTGGGGGAAAAAGACGTCCGGGTTCCCCCGCCACAGTCGGTCGAGCTCTATCGGGCGTTGAAGTCCCTCGGCGTGCCAACCCATCTCTACATCGCCCCCCGCGAGCCGCACGGCTGGCAGGAGCTCCGTCACGAGCTGTTCAAGGTGAACGTCGAGCTCGACTGGTTCGAGAAGCACGCGATGGGGCGTGACTACGTGTGGGAGTCCGCTCCCGGTGAAGAACCGGAAGCCCCGGCCAAGACGACGGAGAATCCCTGACGGGACGCGACTTCAGTTGGTCGTTCGAGAGGCGAGGCGGACGACGCCGATGCCGTCCACGAAGTCGATCTCGGTGCCAAAGGGTCGCGAGCGCTCCTGCAAGTCCTTGATGATTTTCTCCGAGAGCGCGTCGTCGGCGAACATCGGTCGACCGCGCACCTGCCGTGGCTTACCGAATCCGAGGGTGATGGGATGGAGTCTCAGCTCCACGAGCTCTTCTCCCTGGAACACGGGCGAGGCGACAACGGCCTCCCAGATCTCGGGGTTGGCGGGAAAGCCTCTCTGGTCGAAGTCGTAGCGAGCGTCGTTGAAATCCGCCAGACCCTTGTCCTCACCGAGGTTGAGGCCCGCGTAGTTCTCGTAGGGGAGCCGCTGCAGGGTCTCGTTCTGGAAGATGAAATCACCGAGACTGTAGAAGATCGGCTTTCCCTTGTAAATCTCGATGCCCCGCAGAACGTGGGGTCCGTGCCCAACGAAGACGTCGGCGCCCTCGTCGATCATCCTGCGGGCGAAGGTGAC contains:
- a CDS encoding S9 family peptidase, with amino-acid sequence MGTRTALLAAILCTRAASLQATEPMSVVDLIEVPQIQDPQLSPKGAQLLYVLSEADWKANKRISHVWRVDTDGSDLLQLTNGAEGERSPRWSPDGNWIVFVAKRSDDQHEQLYLLSNLGGEATRLSEHASAVSAPSFSPDGAYVYFTASDPKTEDEKKKEELKDDVFSFDEDYKQEHLWRIRLADKTEERLTEGDFSVRGYEISRDGALVAHHRSPTPLYDNFDEGEVWLMRADGSEPRKLTENTVAESGAELSPDNGWVLFVSSSSADFETYFNDNLFIVPAAGGAHRMLLSEMPYEIQRASWSADGSSIYFTANTGVRSELFEVELSGEVVTQLTEGDHSIADWRFFPSSGHHVFGIDRRDNAGDLHLMPTDGGEPARVTRVYEYLAREFELPRQEAIQWKGDDGETVEGLLYYPLDYREGTRYPLVVQTHGGPAASDKFGFGRWSSYVQVLAAKGYFVFKPNYRGSTGYGDAFLRDMVGHYFRQAHLDVMTGVDHLIAEGLVDGERMVKMGWSGGGHMTNKIITFTDRFKAASSGAGAVNWISMYAQSDVRIYRTPWFGGTPWQEDAPIDTYWSHSPLKDIYKVKTPTIILVGEKDVRVPPPQSVELYRALKSLGVPTHLYIAPREPHGWQELRHELFKVNVELDWFEKHAMGRDYVWESAPGEEPEAPAKTTENP